A window of Esox lucius isolate fEsoLuc1 chromosome 18, fEsoLuc1.pri, whole genome shotgun sequence contains these coding sequences:
- the LOC105018015 gene encoding tripartite motif-containing protein 16-like isoform X2 → MTIQMTPLEAYQKICSRHDRLLDVFCRTDQQCICYLCTMDDHKGHDTVSAAAERTEKQRQVGMSHQEVQQRVLEREKEVREIQEAVESLKCSAKLAVVHSEKTFTEMIGSIWRRCTEVKELIRAHEKLHVSRLEEHLKQSKKEIVELKRTESELQKLYRTEDHIHFLQYFGDVSRTVSELTKKFEHFIKVQWALISATVKDIDVLLPPDPKTRQQFLQYFSQLTLDPNTAHTQLSLSDENRKAMFTFQSHCYPHQADRFSYWLQVLCREGLTGRCYWEVEWSGSYVGVAVSYADIRRRGSSYDCTFGCNDISWRLECSNSKYWFKHNNQQTEVPGPQSSRVGVYLDHKAGTLSFYSVSSDIMTLLHRVQTMFTQPLYPGFYVWYGSAELCQLEVPYS, encoded by the exons ATGACGATCCAGATGACTCCGCTAGAGGCGTACCAGAAGATCTGCTCTCGTCATGACAGACTGTTGGATGTTTTCTGTCGCACCGATCAGCAGTGTATCTGTTACCTGTGTACCATGGATGATCATAAAGGCCATGACACTGTGTCAGCAGCAGCTGAGAGGACTGAGAAACAG AGGCAGGTTGGGATGAGTCACCAGGAGGTTCAGCAGAGAGTcctggagagggagaaggaagtCAGGGAGATCCAAGAGGCTGTGGAGTCTCTCAAG TGCTCTGCAAAACTGGCAGTGGTGCACAGTGAGAAAACCTTTACTGAGATGATCGGGTCTATTTGGAGGAGGTGCACCGAGGTGAAGGAGCTGATCAGAGCCCACGAGAAGCTTCATGTTAGTCGACTTGAAGAGCACCTGAAACAATCGAAGAAAGAGATTGTGGAGTTGAAGAGGACAGAAAGTGAACTGCAGAAACTCTACCGCACAGAAGATCATATCCATTTCCTTCAA TACTTTGGGGATGTCAGTAGGACTGTGTCTGAGCTGACCAAGAAATTTGAACACTTCATTAAAGTACAGTGGGCCTTGATTTCTGCTACAG TGAAAGACATTGATGTTTTACTTCCTCCGGATCCCAAGACCAGACAACAGTTTCTGCAAT ACTTCAGTCagctcacactggacccaaacacggcacacacacaactctctcTGTCGGATGAGAACAGAAAGGCAATGTTTACTTTTCAAAGCCATTGTTATCCGCACCAAGCTGACAGGTTCTCCTACTGGCTGCAGGTGTTGTGCAGAGAAGGTCTGACTGGACGCTGCTACTGGGAGGTGGAGTGGAGTGGCAGTTATGTTGGTGTGGCAGTGTCTTATGCAGACATCAGGAGAAGAGGTTCATCTTATGACTGTACGTTTGGGTGTAACGACATATCATGGAGGTTGGAGTGTTCCAACAGCAAATACTGGTTCAAACACAACAACCAACAGACTGAAGTACCAGGCCCTCAGTCCTCCAGGGTAGGAGTTTATCTGGATCACAAGGCAGgtactctgtccttctacagcgTCTCCTCTGACATAAtgaccctcctccacagagtccaGACCATGTTCACTCAGCCTCTCTATCCTGGCTTTTATGTGTGGTATGGGAGTGCAGAGCTGTGTCAACTAGAAGTCCCCTACAGTTGA
- the fam167ab gene encoding protein FAM167A: MEAGSGPQKKVSSVWDLGPSQEDDLKGQEEIGSAPDDHLRTLKALTEKLRLETRRPSYQEWKACLEAHGSRILVSPKQNSRDTAMPVETWVEPQSEVTLASHKSLVIQQQRRPDCSVPLPGQDRLLQSQQQQEEREAEGKEEEEEEGKEDEEEKKEEKVAKRQPVELRGLIQQQGLPPRTLRGFQDIDKALEWLRKELTEMRLHDQQLARQLMRLRSDINKLKIEQTCHQHRCMLNDATYGLEERDELSDLLCDSPTTPGFGLSAPLRLIGVTKMNINTRRFSLC; this comes from the exons ATGGAGGCAGGCTCGGGCCCTCAGAAGAAAGTGTCCAGTGTCTGGGACCTGGGGCCATCACAGGAGGATGACCTGAAGGGCCAGGAGGAG ATTGGTTCCGCTCCAGACGACCACCTGAGGACCCTGAAAGCCCTGACGGAGAAGCTGAGACTGGAGACGCGGAGGCCATCCTACCAGGAATGGAAGGCCTGTTTAGAGGCTCATGGTAGCAGAATCCTGGTTTCACCAAAGCAGAACTCCAGGGACACAGCAATGCCAGTGGAGACGTGGGTGGAGCCCCAGAGTGAGGTGACGTTAGCCAGTCACAAAAGCCTGGTGATACAACAGCAGCGACGGCCAGATTGTTCGGTGCCTCTACCAGGGCAGGACCGGCTGCTCCAGTCACAGCAacaacaggaagagagagaagcagaggggaaagaggaggaggaggaggaggggaaagaggacgaggaggagaaaaaggaagaaaaggTGGCCAAACGACAGCCGGTGGAGTTGAGAGGGTTGATCCAGCAGCAAGGTTTGCCCCCGAGAACGCTGAGGGGTTTCCAGGATATCGACAAGGCTTTGGAGTGGCTCAGGAAAGAATTG aCTGAGATGCGTCTCCACGACCAGCAGTTGGCGAGGCAGCTAATGCGTCTCCGTAGCGACATCAACAAGCTGAAGATCGAGCAGACGTGTCACCAGCACCGCTGCATGCTCAACGACGCCACCTACGGGCTGGAGGAGAGAGACGAGCTGAGCGACTTGCTCTGTGACTCCCCCACCACCCCCGGGTTTGGACTCTCTGCCCCGCTGAGACTCATAGGGGTCACCAAGATGAACATCAACACTAGACGCTTCTCCCTCTGCTAG
- the LOC105018015 gene encoding tripartite motif-containing protein 16-like isoform X1 → MTIQMTPLEAYQKICSRHDRLLDVFCRTDQQCICYLCTMDDHKGHDTVSAAAERTEKQRQVGMSHQEVQQRVLEREKEVREIQEAVESLKCSAKLAVVHSEKTFTEMIGSIWRRCTEVKELIRAHEKLHVSRLEEHLKQSKKEIVELKRTESELQKLYRTEDHIHFLQSYQSLSGCSVSSDVPSIAFHPLQYFGDVSRTVSELTKKFEHFIKVQWALISATVKDIDVLLPPDPKTRQQFLQYFSQLTLDPNTAHTQLSLSDENRKAMFTFQSHCYPHQADRFSYWLQVLCREGLTGRCYWEVEWSGSYVGVAVSYADIRRRGSSYDCTFGCNDISWRLECSNSKYWFKHNNQQTEVPGPQSSRVGVYLDHKAGTLSFYSVSSDIMTLLHRVQTMFTQPLYPGFYVWYGSAELCQLEVPYS, encoded by the exons ATGACGATCCAGATGACTCCGCTAGAGGCGTACCAGAAGATCTGCTCTCGTCATGACAGACTGTTGGATGTTTTCTGTCGCACCGATCAGCAGTGTATCTGTTACCTGTGTACCATGGATGATCATAAAGGCCATGACACTGTGTCAGCAGCAGCTGAGAGGACTGAGAAACAG AGGCAGGTTGGGATGAGTCACCAGGAGGTTCAGCAGAGAGTcctggagagggagaaggaagtCAGGGAGATCCAAGAGGCTGTGGAGTCTCTCAAG TGCTCTGCAAAACTGGCAGTGGTGCACAGTGAGAAAACCTTTACTGAGATGATCGGGTCTATTTGGAGGAGGTGCACCGAGGTGAAGGAGCTGATCAGAGCCCACGAGAAGCTTCATGTTAGTCGACTTGAAGAGCACCTGAAACAATCGAAGAAAGAGATTGTGGAGTTGAAGAGGACAGAAAGTGAACTGCAGAAACTCTACCGCACAGAAGATCATATCCATTTCCTTCAA AGTTATCAGTCTCTCTCCGGTTGCAGTGTATCTTCAGATGTCCCTAGTATTGCGTTCCATCCTCTACAGTACTTTGGGGATGTCAGTAGGACTGTGTCTGAGCTGACCAAGAAATTTGAACACTTCATTAAAGTACAGTGGGCCTTGATTTCTGCTACAG TGAAAGACATTGATGTTTTACTTCCTCCGGATCCCAAGACCAGACAACAGTTTCTGCAAT ACTTCAGTCagctcacactggacccaaacacggcacacacacaactctctcTGTCGGATGAGAACAGAAAGGCAATGTTTACTTTTCAAAGCCATTGTTATCCGCACCAAGCTGACAGGTTCTCCTACTGGCTGCAGGTGTTGTGCAGAGAAGGTCTGACTGGACGCTGCTACTGGGAGGTGGAGTGGAGTGGCAGTTATGTTGGTGTGGCAGTGTCTTATGCAGACATCAGGAGAAGAGGTTCATCTTATGACTGTACGTTTGGGTGTAACGACATATCATGGAGGTTGGAGTGTTCCAACAGCAAATACTGGTTCAAACACAACAACCAACAGACTGAAGTACCAGGCCCTCAGTCCTCCAGGGTAGGAGTTTATCTGGATCACAAGGCAGgtactctgtccttctacagcgTCTCCTCTGACATAAtgaccctcctccacagagtccaGACCATGTTCACTCAGCCTCTCTATCCTGGCTTTTATGTGTGGTATGGGAGTGCAGAGCTGTGTCAACTAGAAGTCCCCTACAGTTGA